The following coding sequences lie in one Mustelus asterias chromosome 8, sMusAst1.hap1.1, whole genome shotgun sequence genomic window:
- the LOC144497836 gene encoding RING finger protein 225-like, translating to MENNCTATSSETAADIPTMAESPEIATADPPVTPSTHSDLECIICFSSFDNVFKLPKLLSCGHTFCLECLARINVSSENVNSVACPMCRHASPLPSGKGLPALDNNQDILQRLPSGMQSVPSIRFSRDKGKLYTKSPEPGSFLKPVHLSSVSMSLDVGQPAPRSADSAPRHPEWLPVRSSWCYYVAIGFVLLFTVALVLSGIFLFVIMPTRPTGGNFGGRNATDMHSEGNP from the exons ATGGAAAATAATTGCACAGCCACTAGCTCAGAGACAGCAGCAG atatCCCAACCATGGCGGAAAGCCCAGAGATCGCCACCGCGGACCCTCCGGTCACACCTTCCACCCACTCCGACCTCGAATGCATCATCTGCTTCAGCTCATTTGACAACGTCTTCAAGCTTCCCAAGCTGCTGAGCTGCGGCCACACCTTCTGCCTGGAGTGCTTGGCCCGGATCAACGTCTCCTCGGAGAATGTCAACTCAGTGGCGTGCCCCATGTGCCGGCACGCCTCCCCGCTGCCGTCGGGCAAGGGGCTACCAGCCCTGGACAACAACCAGGACATCCTGCAGCGCCTGCCCTCCGGCATGCAGAGCGTCCCGTCCATCCGCTTCAGCCGTGACAAGGGCAAGCTCTACACCAAGAGCCCGGAGCCCGGTTCCTTCCTCAAGCCCGTCCACCTCAGTAGCGTCAGCATGAGCCTGGATGTGGGCCAGCCGGCACCGCGCAGCGCCGACTCGGCGCCCCGACACCCCGAGTGGCTGCCCGTCCGCTCCAGCTGGTGCTACTATGTGGCCATCGGCTTCGTGCTGCTGTTCACCGTGGCCCTGGTCCTGTCGGGGATCTTCCTTTTCGTCATCATGCCCACCCGCCCCACCGGCGGCAATTTTGGCGGGAGGAACGCAACAGACATGCATTCGGAGGGCAATCCATAG